From the genome of Variovorax sp. RA8, one region includes:
- a CDS encoding carboxymuconolactone decarboxylase family protein — protein sequence MTASSPPAGDYEAGLLNRRRILGDAWVDKSLANRNAFNSEFQELITRHAWNDIWGRPALGDKTRRFMVLSMMLGIHAYEEFAMHMRAALDGPPESRLTPEDIKEVIMMAAIYCGVPVANHAFGIATAILREKGLLEERTKEDKA from the coding sequence GGCCTTCTCAACCGCCGCCGCATCCTCGGCGATGCGTGGGTCGACAAGTCCCTGGCCAACCGCAACGCCTTCAACAGCGAGTTCCAGGAGCTGATCACGCGCCACGCCTGGAACGACATCTGGGGCCGCCCGGCCCTGGGCGACAAGACGCGTCGCTTCATGGTCCTGTCGATGATGCTGGGCATCCACGCCTACGAAGAGTTCGCGATGCACATGCGCGCGGCGCTCGACGGCCCGCCCGAGTCGCGGCTGACGCCCGAGGACATCAAGGAAGTGATCATGATGGCCGCCATCTACTGCGGCGTCCCTGTGGCCAACCATGCCTTCGGCATCGCCACCGCGATCCTGCGCGAGAAGGGGCTGCTCGAAGAACGCACGAAGGAAGACAAGGCATGA
- a CDS encoding alpha/beta fold hydrolase has translation MTRLNVLREGEGPIVVLSHALGCDLHMWDGVAEVLARAHTVLRYDHRNHGASEVVPGPVTIQALADDAAALIAREAAGEPVHFVGLSMGGMTAQALALSHPQLLRSVVIANSSAYYPDRAPWRTRVETVQAQGVQAIAPGAVARWLTPAFATTSEGAEAARRLHATLVATDAAGYIASCEAVAAIDFRESNRGIRTPSLVIAGDRDEATPPSMSEAIAEAIPGAKLARIDAAHLSAVERPVEFAQLLIDFWRSL, from the coding sequence ATGACCCGACTGAACGTGCTGCGCGAGGGCGAGGGGCCCATCGTCGTGCTGAGCCACGCCCTCGGCTGCGACCTGCACATGTGGGACGGCGTGGCCGAGGTGCTGGCGCGCGCCCACACGGTGTTGCGCTATGACCATCGCAACCATGGCGCCTCCGAGGTGGTGCCGGGTCCGGTCACGATCCAGGCGCTGGCCGACGATGCGGCCGCGCTGATCGCGCGCGAGGCCGCAGGCGAGCCGGTGCATTTCGTCGGCCTCTCGATGGGCGGCATGACGGCCCAGGCGCTGGCGCTCTCGCACCCGCAGCTGCTGCGCAGCGTGGTGATCGCGAATTCCTCGGCCTACTACCCCGATCGCGCCCCCTGGCGCACGCGCGTCGAGACGGTGCAGGCACAGGGCGTGCAGGCGATCGCGCCGGGCGCCGTGGCGCGCTGGCTCACGCCCGCCTTTGCGACCACGTCAGAGGGCGCGGAAGCCGCGCGCCGGCTCCACGCCACGCTGGTTGCCACCGACGCGGCCGGCTATATCGCCAGCTGCGAGGCGGTGGCGGCCATCGACTTCCGCGAGAGCAACCGCGGCATCCGGACGCCTTCGCTGGTGATTGCCGGCGACCGGGACGAGGCCACACCGCCCTCGATGTCCGAGGCCATCGCGGAGGCGATTCCCGGCGCGAAGCTGGCCCGCATCGATGCCGCGCACCTCAGTGCTGTGGAGCGGCCGGTGGAGTTTGCGCAGCTGCTGATCGATTTCTGGCGCAGCCTCTGA